A region of Carassius auratus strain Wakin chromosome 11, ASM336829v1, whole genome shotgun sequence DNA encodes the following proteins:
- the LOC113111211 gene encoding epiphycan-like isoform X2, with protein MAVHRQTSKMALYLVWTLMGFSLSAPPITSGPGPYDLENYDDSNTWNLNTYGETYDYDDLDEEVGTLAPPPAVTQPPAIVPPEDYVEEVTLPPRPTKSVFPSTLDFHGPGLFGPDTGLGMPSCLLCVCISGSVYCDDSDLTQIPPLPKETTHFYARFNKITEVRATDFINLNQLKRIDLSANQISKVNKDAFRSTLQLQDLILADNNIQALPELPATLKHIDARNNQLRSTGMHAEAFMKMKELQFLYLSNNKLDYIPEPLPESLRVLHLQNNNIQSIGQDTFCNTHDINYIRKALEDIRLDGNPVDINLYAHAYVCLPRLPIGTPV; from the exons ATGGCTGTTCACAGACAAACATCAAAG ATGGCACTGTACCTTGTTTGGACCCTGATGGGCTTCAGTCTAAGTGCCCCTCCAATTACTTCGGGCCCTGGACCATATGACCTGGAGAATTATGATGACTCAAACACATGGAATCTAAACACATACGGAGAGACCTATGATTATGATGACCTGGATGAGGAG GTTGGGACGCTGGCTCCTCCCCCAGCAGTCACTCAGCCACCTGCTATAGTTCCTCCAGAGGACTATGTGGAGGAAGTGACACTGCCACCCCGTCCGACAAAGTCCGTTTTCCCTTCCACTCTAGACTTCCATGGTCCGGGCCTGTTTGGGCCTGACACAGGCTTAG GCATGCCCTCCtgcctgctgtgtgtgtgtatcagtggcAGTGTGTACTGTGATGACTCAGACCTGACTCAGATTCCCCCTCTCCCTAAAGAAACCACACACTTCTACGCTCGCTTCAACAAGATCACAGAGGTCAGGGCCACAGACTTCATCAATCTCA ATCAGCTAAAAAGGATCGACCTGAGTGCAAACCAGATAAGTAAAGTGAACAAGGATGCTTTTCGGTCAACGCTTCAGCTTCAGGATCTCATATTGGCTGATAACAACATCCAGGCCCTTCCAGAACTCCCAGCTACCCTCAAACACATCGACGCTCGCAATAACCAGCTGAGGAGTACAGGCATGCATGCAGAGGCCTTTATG AAGATGAAGGAACTTCAGTTCCTGTACCTGTCAAATAACAAGTTAGACTACATTCCTGAACCCCTCCCTGAGAGCCTACGAGTGCTCCACCTGCAG AACAACAATATACAGAGCATAGGCCAAGATACTTTCTGCAACACCCACGACATTAACTACATACGGAAAGCCCTGGAGGACATCAGGCTAGACGGCAACCCTGTGGATATCAATCTTTACGCCCATGCTTATGTCTGCTTACCACGACTACCTATAGGAACTCCAGTCTAG
- the LOC113111211 gene encoding epiphycan-like isoform X1, whose product MAVHRQTSKMALYLVWTLMGFSLSAPPITSGPGPYDLENYDDSNTWNLNTYGETYDYDDLDEETEVGTLAPPPAVTQPPAIVPPEDYVEEVTLPPRPTKSVFPSTLDFHGPGLFGPDTGLGMPSCLLCVCISGSVYCDDSDLTQIPPLPKETTHFYARFNKITEVRATDFINLNQLKRIDLSANQISKVNKDAFRSTLQLQDLILADNNIQALPELPATLKHIDARNNQLRSTGMHAEAFMKMKELQFLYLSNNKLDYIPEPLPESLRVLHLQNNNIQSIGQDTFCNTHDINYIRKALEDIRLDGNPVDINLYAHAYVCLPRLPIGTPV is encoded by the exons ATGGCTGTTCACAGACAAACATCAAAG ATGGCACTGTACCTTGTTTGGACCCTGATGGGCTTCAGTCTAAGTGCCCCTCCAATTACTTCGGGCCCTGGACCATATGACCTGGAGAATTATGATGACTCAAACACATGGAATCTAAACACATACGGAGAGACCTATGATTATGATGACCTGGATGAGGAG ACTGAGGTTGGGACGCTGGCTCCTCCCCCAGCAGTCACTCAGCCACCTGCTATAGTTCCTCCAGAGGACTATGTGGAGGAAGTGACACTGCCACCCCGTCCGACAAAGTCCGTTTTCCCTTCCACTCTAGACTTCCATGGTCCGGGCCTGTTTGGGCCTGACACAGGCTTAG GCATGCCCTCCtgcctgctgtgtgtgtgtatcagtggcAGTGTGTACTGTGATGACTCAGACCTGACTCAGATTCCCCCTCTCCCTAAAGAAACCACACACTTCTACGCTCGCTTCAACAAGATCACAGAGGTCAGGGCCACAGACTTCATCAATCTCA ATCAGCTAAAAAGGATCGACCTGAGTGCAAACCAGATAAGTAAAGTGAACAAGGATGCTTTTCGGTCAACGCTTCAGCTTCAGGATCTCATATTGGCTGATAACAACATCCAGGCCCTTCCAGAACTCCCAGCTACCCTCAAACACATCGACGCTCGCAATAACCAGCTGAGGAGTACAGGCATGCATGCAGAGGCCTTTATG AAGATGAAGGAACTTCAGTTCCTGTACCTGTCAAATAACAAGTTAGACTACATTCCTGAACCCCTCCCTGAGAGCCTACGAGTGCTCCACCTGCAG AACAACAATATACAGAGCATAGGCCAAGATACTTTCTGCAACACCCACGACATTAACTACATACGGAAAGCCCTGGAGGACATCAGGCTAGACGGCAACCCTGTGGATATCAATCTTTACGCCCATGCTTATGTCTGCTTACCACGACTACCTATAGGAACTCCAGTCTAG